The following proteins are co-located in the Telopea speciosissima isolate NSW1024214 ecotype Mountain lineage chromosome 9, Tspe_v1, whole genome shotgun sequence genome:
- the LOC122640304 gene encoding Werner Syndrome-like exonuclease: MGLHKAAMWAGFEKGEDELGFLLGNHEENNSCSNWILQHWNDHKQLVVGLDVEWRPSFSRRVEYKVAILQLCVEHTCLEFQLLYVDHIPNSLIDFLKNPNLRFVGVGIEGDVERLLEDHELNVLNNLDLRSLAAKRLSMPELRSSGLKELTREVLGKEIRKPKKVTMSRWDVEWLTYDQVQYACLDAFLSFEIGKSLLQKRRRTGE, from the exons ATGGGGCTTCATAAGGCTGCGATGTGGGCTG GAtttgaaaaaggggaagatgagttgggcTTTCTTCTTGGGAATCATGAGGAGAATAATAGCTGCTCAAACTGGATACTTCAACATTGGAACGATCACAAGCAGCTCGTCGTGGGTCTTGATGTCGAATGGCGTCCAAGTTTCAGCCGCCGCGTTGAGTACAAGGTTGCCATTTTACAGCTTTGCGTGGAACACACTTGTCTGGAATTTCAACTCCTTTACGTGGATCACATACCCAATTCTCTCATCGATTTCCTGAAAAACCCGAATTTGAGGTTTGTTGGAGTAGGAATCGAGGGGGATGTCGAGAGGCTATTGGAGGATCACGAATTGAATGTCTTGAACAATCTGGATCTTCGTTCCTTGGCAGCAAAGAGGTTGAGTATGCCGGAGCTTAGGAGTTCTGGGTTGAAAGAGCTAACAAGAGAGGTACTTGGAAAAGAAATAAGGAAGCCCAAGAAGGTAACGATGAGTAGATGGGATGTAGAGTGGCTCACATACGATCAAGTTCAATACGCTTGCCTCGAcgcttttctttctttcgaGATTGGAAAGAGTTTGTTGCAGAAGAGACGAAGAACTGGAGAATGA
- the LOC122640081 gene encoding transcription factor MYB101-like produces MIPNSGSPATSNNDDASVGGGGGGGGGGSGGASSGCLKKGPWTAAEDAILMEYVKKHGEGNWNAVQKNSGLSRCGKSCRLRWANHLRPNLKKGSFSPEEERLILELHSKLGNKWARMAAQLPGRTDNEIKNYWNTRVKRRQRAGLPLYPQDIQKQAAAFHLNQINQPRSSPCAPPPAPTQHPSTTQQPHKPNFASPLPLLDPVNFPVTTPLLGHHPAPFLPPPFHRYKRFRDNNCIGFSLPFSATPPPPQQNHPPPLFSQGLSTQLMPASSFQLNCSNFDFNPPPPILGTTPFETDSGSPFSMKLELPSSQLPQPADTATAALGSVNDYKIISPLGRGNSGLLDALLQESQAIVESEDSRRDDLLEEKCGLDGLVSVSKAPPSGSIFCENATTPPLASASHWDDSCSAHSSPGLQIKKEGTDEINSVDEEDLNNFLDIIPSTMRVPEWYSDSGEMSNGQSSGVTDDEIGLEMQQIASSLSVPNTTDPDWTNWNNIPGIC; encoded by the exons ATGATTCCTAACAGCGGTTCTCCAGCCACCAGTAACAACGACGATGCGTcggttggtggtggtggtggcggcggcggcggaGGCAGCGGTGGGGCCTCCAGTGGGTGTCTGAAGAAAGGGCCTTGGACGGCAGCAGAAGATGCGATTCTGATGGAATACGTGAAGAAGCATGGAGAGGGTAACTGGAATGCTGTCCAGAAGAACTCAGGCCTCTCGCGTTGTGGTAAGAGCTGCCGTCTCCGTTGGGCTAATCATCTCAGGCCTAATCTCAAGAAGGGTTCCTTCTCTCCTGAAGAAGAGCGTCTCATTCTCGAGCTTCACAGCAAGCTTGGCAACAAATGGGCTCGCATGGCCGCTCAG TTACCCGGACGGACAGACAACGAGATCAAGAACTACTGGAACACCAGAGTAAAGCGACGGCAACGTGCAGGTTTACCGCTCTACCCACAAGATATACAGAAGCAAGCAGCTGCATTCCACCTCAACCAGATCAACCAGCCCCGGTCTTCTCCATGTGCGCCTCCTCCAGCACCCACCCAACATCCCTCGACGACGCAACAACCCCACAAGCCCAATTTCGCTTCTCCTCTGCCCCTGCTCGATCCTGTAAATTTTCCTGTGACGACCCCTCTCTTAGGCCACCACCCTGCACCTTTTCTCCCGCCTCCATTTCACAGATATAAGAGGTTTCGGGACAACAACTGTATAGgattctctctccctttctctgcaactcctcctcctcctcaacagaatcatccACCACCTCTGTTCAGCCAGGGTCTTAGCACCCAATTGATGCCAGCGTCATCTTTTCAGCTTAATTGCAGCAATTTCGACTTCAATCCACCACCACCAATCCTGGGAACCACCCCATTTGAAACCGACAGTGGTTCCCCTTTCTCCATGAAATTGGAGCTCCCTTCAAGCCAACTGCCCCAGCCAGCAGACACAGCTACTGCTGCCTTGGGCTCCGTAAATGATTATAAGATCATCTCCCCGCTGGGCCGGGGCAATAGTGGATTATTGGATGCTCTGTTGCAGGAATCGCAAGCTATAGTGGAAAGCGAGGATTCGAGGAGAGATGATTTGTTAGAAGAGAAATGTGGATTAGATGGATTGGTCAGCGTCAGCAAGGCCCCGCCTTCTGGGTCAATTTTCTGTGAAAACGCTACCACCCCTCCATTAGCGTCTGCCAGTCATTGGGATGATTCCTGCTCTGCCCATTCCTCCCCTG GGTTGCagataaagaaagaaggaaCAGATGAGATCAATTCCGTGGACGAGGAGGACTTGAACAATTTTCTTGATATCATCCCTTCTACAATGCGAGTCCCTGAATGGTATAGCGATAGCGGTGAGATGTCAAATGGGCAGTCATCAGGTGTTACAGACGATGAAATTGGGCTTGAAATGCAGCAGATAGCTTCATCTCTGTCTGTCCCCAACACGACTGACCCTGACTGGACGAATTGGAACAACATTCCTGGGATTTGCTAA
- the LOC122640079 gene encoding ankyrin repeat domain-containing protein 13C-like translates to MATTGIRLEDYKHSPVHFAIALGDHTTLSRLLTSLPTLPDPSQILSESDSLAQERIAEQISSLLDRRDVPNRETPLHLAVRLNDLFSARSLAAAGADVSLQNASGWNSLQEALCRRSSDIALSLLRHHHRSAWAKWRRRLPRLIAVLRRMRDFYMEISFHFESSIVPFVGKIAPSDSYRIWKRDANLRADTSLAGFDGLKIQRANQSFLFLGDGDRDHGLPSGTLLVLNRDDRKIFDAFETASVPMSESDVAGFCSQTSVYRPGVDVTRAELVGRTNWRKQERTESVGEWKAKVYEMHNVVFSFRTRKVVGDAAGDPPGGEQILPLELEEDAEDGFLVAEYPNFGLPPPSDRRRHSSFVREEREWVSLSRKSVDIPDRRRIPSVMPPPPNKEKEYIKSLRPSVWLTEKFPLKTEEILPLLDILAHKVKAVRRLRELLTTKFPPGTFPVKVAIPVVPTVRVVITFTKFVEMQPTEEFFTPASSPGQWVGEGRYSTSVSSSSSASSSSSSSSYSWLGRNNNAAQPATASKQRSCSAAQQLDPFAIPSDYTWTSMDDKSRKMKKSRSTKKAK, encoded by the exons ATGGCGACGACAGGCATTCGTTTAGAAGATTACAAGCACAGCCCAGTTCACTTCGCCATAGCACTGGGAGACCACACTACTCTGTCTCGTCTCCTCACTTCTCTACCTACGCTCCCCGACCCTTCCCAGATCCTCTCAGAGTCTGACTCCCTCGCCCAAGAGCGCATCGCTGAACAAATCTCCTCTCTGCTCGACCGCCGTGACGTTCCTAACAGGGAGACCCCACTCCACCTCGCCGTCCGGCTGAACGACCTCTTCTCCGCCCGATCACTCGCCGCCGCTGGTGCCGATGTCTCCCTCCAGAACGCCTCTGGATGGAATTCCTTGCAGGAGGCTCTATGCCGTCGCTCCTCCGACATCGCACTTTCTCTCCTCCGTCATCACCACCGCTCCGCCTGGGCCAAGTGGCGCCGCCGCCTCCCTCGCCTTATCGCCGTCCTCCGCCGGATGCGAGACTTTTACATGGAGATTTCCTTCCACTTCGAGAGCTCCATCGTTCCCTTCGTCGGTAAGATCGCTCCTTCCGACAGTTACAGGATCTGGAAACGCGATGCAAACCTCCGTGCGGATACTTCTCTCGCCGGTTTCGATGGACTCAAGATCCAACGCGCCAATCAGAGCTTCCTCTTCCTTGGAGACGGCGATCGGGACCATGGCCTACCTTCTGGGACTTTGTTGGTTCTCAACCGTGATGATCGCAAGATCTTCGATGCCTTCGAGACTGCGAGTGTTCCCATGTCCGAATCAGACGTAGCAGGGTTTTGCTCCCAGACGAGCGTGTACCGACCAGGCGTTGATGTCACCAGGGCTGAGCTGGTAGGGAGAACCAATTGGAGGAAGCAAGAGAGAACAGAGAGCGTGGGAGAATGGAAAGCGAAGGTCTACGAGATGCACAACGTCGTGTTCAGTTTCCGCACCAGGAAAGTCGTCGGAGACGCTGCCGGTGATCCCCCAGGAGGCGAGCAGATATTGCCACTGGAACTCGAAGAAGACGCCGAGGATGGTTTCCTAGTTGCAGAATACCCTAACTTTGGTCTCCCTCCACCATCAGATCGTCGACGTCACAGTAGTTTTGTTAGAGAAGAAAGGGAATGGGTATCGTTGAGCAGGAAGAGCGTCGATATCCCTGACCGCCGGAGAATTCCGTCGGTAATGCCTCCGCCGCCGAACAAGGAGAAAGAGTATATCAAAAGTCTCCGACCATCTGTGTGGTTAACGGAAAAGTTCCCATTAAAGACGGAGGAGATTCTGCCGTTACTTGACATACTAGCTCACAAGGTCAAGGCCGTCAGACGTCTCAGAGAACTGTTAACTACAAAATTCCCGCCGGGAACATTTCCTGTCAAG GTGGCGATACCGGTGGTGCCGACAGTGAGGGTGGTGATAACGTTTACTAAGTTTGTGGAGATGCAACCGACGGAGGAGTTCTTCACGCCGGCGTCGAGCCCTGGGCAGTGGGTTGGGGAAGGGCGCTACAGCACCTCcgtttcctcctcctcttctgcttcttcttcttcttcttcttcttcttattcatggcTGGGTCGTAATAACAATGCTGCTCAGCCTGCGACTGCAAGCAAGCAGAGGAGTTGTTCGGCGGCGCAACAATTGGATCCGTTTGCCATTCCCAGTGATTATACATGGACAAGCATGGATGATAAGTCTCGGAAGATGAAGAAATCAAGGTCCACAAAGAAGGCCAAATAG